The genomic window ATGAGTCTAATAATATCATATATTGGAAGTAATGGTTGTGTAATAGCTGGTGATAAAAGAAGGATTGGTTTTTTAGGAGATAAAGAAAAAAGAGAAAAATTGGAAGAAGATCTTTACTCTGGAGCCATTAAAAATGACGAAGAACTGATTAAAAAAGCAGGGCAACTCCAAATATCATTAAAAATAACTGATGATGCTAAAAAAGTTCGTAATATTGATGATAATGTTGTTGTAGGGGAGGTAGCCTCTAAAACACCTTTTGAAGCTAGAAGGAAGAGAATTTATGCAACCACCAATGGATACGCCATCGTGGAATTGTTAGGGTCAAATATTGATAAGATACAGGAAGGAGACAGTTCTATAATAGTATTTGGGAATAAGATAACCAAAAAAATGGCAAATGAAGCAATTCAAAAGCATTGGAAGTCTGTAAAAAGTTTAAATGATATAGCAAATGTTTTTAAAAAGGTCATGGATGAAATATCAGACAAAACACCATCAGTAAGCAAAAAATATGATATATTCACAAAGCATTCTAATTTAGACAAAAAAGAGGCTCAAAAGATTTTAAGGGAGGCCATAGTCCTTGATGTTAAAAGACTTCAAAAATGGAGAGAGTACTTAAAAAAAGAGCAGATGAAAGTCTCTAAAACTATTGAGCTGGCTTCAAAAATAATCAATGAAGGAGAAATAGGGAAAATCAGCAGTATAGATGGTAATAAACTCAAAGTAGTCCTGAATAAGGATATTCAAGCATTTGATGTTGAATGGAATATGACTGCAGGACCTGGAGATTTAATCGAAATGAACATAGATGATCCTTCAAATGTAAAAGTGGGAGATATTGCAGTAATTGAAAACGAAAATTTATGTATAAAGCGGACTAAATCATCTTTAATGTGTGATGTGATTTTGTGCAGAGCAGATAAATAATTATGAGTATAGAAATGAACATGAAAGGTGACTTGATGAAACTTACATTTTTAGGAAGTGGTGGCGGACGCTTTCGCCACCATTACCCAGCGTAGAATGACTGGCGGATTTAGAATAGATGGGATTGATGGTAAAAATATTCATATAGATCCTGGGCCTGGCGCTCTGGTTAGAACTTACCAGTTTGGATTAGATCCACGTAAACTGAATGCTGTTCTCGTTTCTCATTCCCATACAGACCATTATTCTGATGCAGAAGTTCTTATAGAAGCTATGACTCGAGGAATGACTCGGAACAAAGGCCATGTAATTGGAAGCAAAAGCGTGATTGAAGGATATAAACAATTTGGACCCTGTATCTCAAAATACCATCTCAGTAGACCAAAAGTATCGATTTTAGGTCCTGATAATAAAACAAATATTGACAATATCAAAATAAAAGGCACAAAGACCATTCATGGAGATCCTACGGCTGTAGGATTTAATATCAAATTTGATGATTTTGCAATTTCTTATACGGCTGATACTGAATATTATAAAGATTTACATAAATATCATGCTGGAGCTGATGTTCTAATTGCAAGTGTAATTAGGCCCAGAAAAGAGCGTATTAGAGGCCATATGTGTACAGAAGACTTTATTAAACTAGTTAGTGAAGTTTCACCAAAGCTTGCCATTATGACTCATCTTGGAATGAAAATGGTTTTTAACGATGCGAAAAAGGAAGCTAGAATAGTTAAAGAAACCACCGGCGTTAATACTATCGCTGCTTTTGATGGTATGAAAAAAGATCTGAATTCATTTTTTGAAAAACAGAGAACTATCAATGATTTTAGATAGTTTAGTTCAATTATCCGTTTATTTACTTTAAATTTCTTTAATTTAGATTGTATTAACCCAAAACAAATTATAATAATTATATTTTGAAAATTATTAATTTTTAGACTTTATTAACATTTATATTAAACATTGTATAATAAAATATTATCAAGAAGAAATATTTGTAATCCAAATAAAAACTTTAATTCATAATAAATTATGATAAGAAGGGAAAAAATTGGATAAATCAATTATAAACAGCGAAAAATGGTTAAAAACAATTATTGAAGCATCACCAGATGCTATAGTTGTCACGGATTTAGATGGCAATATAATTGAATGTAACCAATTAGCAGTCGATATTTCAGTATTTAAATCAAAAGAAGAATTAATTGGTTTTAATGGTCTTAATGCTATACATCCAGAGGATTTAGAAAGAATAAAAAGAGATATTAAAAAATTATTTTTAAATGGCGTGATGAAAGACGCAGAATATAGAATATTAAACAAAAAAGGCAGAGTCTTTCCAGTGGAAATTTCTGCTTCAGTTATTTTTGATAATTCTGGAAATCCAGATGCTATTATATGTATTTTGAAGGATATTACCAAACGCAAAAAAGCTGAAGACACGCTCCAGAATACTCTTAATAATCTGGAAATAAAAGTTAAAGAGCGTACGAAAGAACTTGAAGATGCTTATGAAGCATTAAGTGAAAGCGAAGAGAAGTTTCGTGAATTATTTAACAGAGCTAATGATATCATTACTCTTAGTGAGCTTACAGAAGATGGAATGCCTGGGAAATTTATTGAAGTGAATAATGCTGCTTTACAAAGATTAGGTTATAGTAGAGATGAACTATTGAATATGACTCCTCTGGATATTATCCAAAAAAGAATCGAAGATACGCCTAATAATGCGCAAAAAATTCGAGAAGAGGGCAGCAGTAGATTTGAAGCAGTTCATATAGCTAAAGATGGTTCTAAAATTCCTGTTGAAATTAACACGCACCTTTTTAAATTTAAAGGAAAGAACGTAATTCTAGGGATTTCCCGTGATATTACAGAACGTAAAAAGGCAGAGGAAGAACTTAAAAATTCAGAAGCTTATTACAGAACTATATTTGAAAATACTGGAACTGCAACATTTATTGTTGAAAAAGACTGTACAATATCTCTTATGAATGCAGAATGCGAACGAATATCAGGTTATTCAAAAGAAGAAGTAGAAGGCAAGAAAAAATGGCAAGAACTTGTATCTGCTGATTGTGTCAAGAAAATGGAAGACTTCCATAATCTTCGAAGAATTAATCCAGAAGTAGCCCCAAGAAATTATGAATTTGAATTCATTGATAAATTTGGTAATATTAAAAATGTTACCTCAACAGTTGATCTAATTCCCGGAACTAAAAAAACAGTGGTTTCTCTTTTGGATGTTACTGAGAAAAATATAGCTGAAAATGCTTTACGCAAAAGTGAAGCACAGCTTAGAATTGCAATGGATCTAGCCAAACTTGTATCATGGGAATATGATGTTGAATCGGATATGTTTACCTTTGATGATCATTTTTATGCTTTATATGGCACCACAGCTGAAAAAGAAGGGGGAACAAAAATGTCCTCTAAAGAATATGCCAGAAGATTCATTCCCCCTGAAGAGTCTTCTATAGTGGCTGAAGAAACCATGAAAGCATTGGAAACTGATGATCCTGATTTCTTTAGACAGGTAGAACATAACATCATAAGAGCAGATGGCAAAAAACGAACCATTATAGTTCGTTATGGAGTTATTAAAGATGAAAAAGGAAGAACGATTAAAACTTATGGGGCCAACCAGGACATTACAGAAAATAAATTATCGGAACAAAGATCTAAAGAAATGGTAAAATTCTTGCAAATATTAATTGATACTATCCCAAGTTCAATTTTTTACAAAGATATTAAAGGAATATATCAGGGATGTAACAAGGCATATGAAGATTTTACTGGGTTGAAGAAAAAAGATATTATTGGAAAATCCGTTTATGATATTTTTCCAAAAGATCAGGCTGATAAATACTTTGAAATGGATCTAAAACTGCTTGAAAATCCAGGAAAACAGACTTATGAGTGGCGAATGAAACATGCTAATGGAAGTATACGTGACGTGATTTTCAACAAAGCAACTTACTTCAATA from Methanobacterium sp. includes these protein-coding regions:
- a CDS encoding MBL fold metallo-hydrolase, whose translation is MADAFATITQRRMTGGFRIDGIDGKNIHIDPGPGALVRTYQFGLDPRKLNAVLVSHSHTDHYSDAEVLIEAMTRGMTRNKGHVIGSKSVIEGYKQFGPCISKYHLSRPKVSILGPDNKTNIDNIKIKGTKTIHGDPTAVGFNIKFDDFAISYTADTEYYKDLHKYHAGADVLIASVIRPRKERIRGHMCTEDFIKLVSEVSPKLAIMTHLGMKMVFNDAKKEARIVKETTGVNTIAAFDGMKKDLNSFFEKQRTINDFR
- a CDS encoding PAS domain S-box protein codes for the protein MDKSIINSEKWLKTIIEASPDAIVVTDLDGNIIECNQLAVDISVFKSKEELIGFNGLNAIHPEDLERIKRDIKKLFLNGVMKDAEYRILNKKGRVFPVEISASVIFDNSGNPDAIICILKDITKRKKAEDTLQNTLNNLEIKVKERTKELEDAYEALSESEEKFRELFNRANDIITLSELTEDGMPGKFIEVNNAALQRLGYSRDELLNMTPLDIIQKRIEDTPNNAQKIREEGSSRFEAVHIAKDGSKIPVEINTHLFKFKGKNVILGISRDITERKKAEEELKNSEAYYRTIFENTGTATFIVEKDCTISLMNAECERISGYSKEEVEGKKKWQELVSADCVKKMEDFHNLRRINPEVAPRNYEFEFIDKFGNIKNVTSTVDLIPGTKKTVVSLLDVTEKNIAENALRKSEAQLRIAMDLAKLVSWEYDVESDMFTFDDHFYALYGTTAEKEGGTKMSSKEYARRFIPPEESSIVAEETMKALETDDPDFFRQVEHNIIRADGKKRTIIVRYGVIKDEKGRTIKTYGANQDITENKLSEQRSKEMVKFLQILIDTIPSSIFYKDIKGIYQGCNKAYEDFTGLKKKDIIGKSVYDIFPKDQADKYFEMDLKLLENPGKQTYEWRMKHANGSIRDVIFNKATYFNTDGTLAGLVAVMVDITERKELENKSIEHLQRLDILNKIIVTANRSGSVKSLLKDVLAQTLNLLPFDSGEIYLIDKNKGIAKIFHSKGTSGSFNTIKIDEQPHRLIYINGKSAFRSDLDKISIDISNKSDMQSIAIVPLFSEGEIIGSLSLGSRKKHYFGNEEKELIKSIGNEIGNVISKLIAEEEMEKLIEELKRSNEELEQFAYITSHDLQEPLRTIASFTQLLERRYKGKLDPDADEFIEFIVSASIRMKEMIQGLLEYSRIGKEELKFKPVNPEKVLKEALSNLKIVIEENNATITWEKLPEVIGDSKLLVQLFQNLISNAIKFKKSDEPPEIHISFIKYKNGYKNVFCVEDNGIGIDQQFAERIFKVFKRLHTIDEYKGTGIGLATCRRIIEYHKGHIWVESKLNKGSKFYFTLKQ
- a CDS encoding DUF2121 domain-containing protein — translated: MSLIISYIGSNGCVIAGDKRRIGFLGDKEKREKLEEDLYSGAIKNDEELIKKAGQLQISLKITDDAKKVRNIDDNVVVGEVASKTPFEARRKRIYATTNGYAIVELLGSNIDKIQEGDSSIIVFGNKITKKMANEAIQKHWKSVKSLNDIANVFKKVMDEISDKTPSVSKKYDIFTKHSNLDKKEAQKILREAIVLDVKRLQKWREYLKKEQMKVSKTIELASKIINEGEIGKISSIDGNKLKVVLNKDIQAFDVEWNMTAGPGDLIEMNIDDPSNVKVGDIAVIENENLCIKRTKSSLMCDVILCRADK